Proteins from one Listeria innocua genomic window:
- a CDS encoding MGMT family protein codes for MVPADFEERVYTVVRQIPRGKVTTYGQIAYMIGFPKNARLVGATLKHSKRDQITPCHRVVNAAGRLVPNWEEQRELLLSEGVTFKENGHVKMKDHFWQ; via the coding sequence ATGGTTCCAGCAGATTTTGAAGAACGTGTTTATACGGTCGTACGCCAAATTCCACGCGGCAAAGTGACTACATATGGTCAAATCGCCTATATGATTGGCTTTCCAAAAAACGCCAGACTAGTTGGTGCTACACTGAAGCATTCAAAGCGTGACCAAATCACACCATGCCATCGGGTCGTAAATGCAGCTGGCCGACTTGTCCCGAACTGGGAAGAACAGCGTGAACTACTACTGTCAGAAGGGGTTACATTTAAAGAAAACGGACATGTCAAAATGAAAGATCATTTTTGGCAATAA
- the hisE gene encoding phosphoribosyl-ATP diphosphatase, with product MLSDLYEEIKLRKTQPKEGSYTNYLFEKGLDKILKKVGEETTEVVIAAKNNNEELISEITDLTYHLLVLLAEKDIPLEDIKQELQSREGKLSKTSDRKEINDL from the coding sequence ATGCTTAGTGACTTATATGAAGAAATCAAACTTCGCAAAACTCAACCAAAAGAAGGCTCCTACACCAACTACCTATTCGAAAAAGGATTAGACAAAATTCTAAAAAAAGTCGGCGAAGAAACTACTGAGGTCGTCATCGCCGCCAAAAACAATAATGAAGAGCTCATTTCAGAAATAACCGACCTAACATACCACTTACTCGTCCTTCTAGCCGAAAAAGACATTCCATTAGAAGATATTAAACAAGAACTTCAAAGCCGAGAAGGAAAGCTAAGCAAAACAAGTGATCGTAAAGAAATTAACGATTTATAA
- the hisH gene encoding imidazole glycerol phosphate synthase subunit HisH, with the protein MIVIIDYDTGNTKSISKALDFIGLQNKISSNHAEILQADGVILPGVGAFPEAMQELGRRGLDVTLKEMAESGKPMLGVCLGMQLLLESSDEHLFTKGLGLIPGHVEKLPDEPGFAVPHMGWNQLEIKRSTPLTKKLGGEYVYYVHSYYANCPNEYIIATSGYSVEVPSMINKGNIYGAQFHPEKSGQIGLEILKGFKEVTESCKSSQQ; encoded by the coding sequence ATGATTGTTATTATTGATTATGATACAGGAAACACGAAGAGCATCAGCAAAGCACTTGATTTTATTGGTCTTCAAAATAAAATTTCTAGCAACCACGCGGAAATTTTGCAAGCGGATGGCGTTATTTTACCTGGAGTCGGAGCTTTCCCAGAAGCGATGCAGGAACTAGGTCGGCGCGGTCTGGATGTGACGTTAAAAGAAATGGCAGAATCTGGCAAACCGATGCTCGGTGTTTGTCTTGGTATGCAACTGCTACTTGAATCAAGTGACGAACATCTCTTTACTAAAGGACTCGGTCTCATTCCAGGACATGTCGAAAAACTACCAGACGAACCTGGATTTGCCGTTCCGCACATGGGCTGGAATCAACTTGAAATAAAACGCAGCACCCCACTCACTAAAAAACTCGGCGGTGAATATGTCTATTACGTCCATTCCTACTATGCAAATTGTCCAAACGAATACATTATTGCAACTAGCGGTTATTCTGTTGAAGTTCCAAGTATGATAAATAAAGGCAATATTTACGGCGCCCAGTTTCACCCAGAAAAAAGCGGTCAAATCGGGCTTGAAATTTTAAAAGGGTTTAAGGAGGTCACTGAATCATGCAAATCTTCCCAGCAATAG
- the hisA gene encoding 1-(5-phosphoribosyl)-5-[(5-phosphoribosylamino)methylideneamino]imidazole-4-carboxamide isomerase, with the protein MQIFPAIDLKNGQCVRLFQGDFSKKIIVNEDPIAQAKSFAKSGATYLHIVDLDGALEGRPVNLEIIQQMKKAAKVPVQVGGGIRSMAQIDYYLQSGIDRVIIGSAALTDPDFLQAAVKKYGSKIAAGIDAKNGFVATSGWLNISQVSFLDLAKQMEAMDVETIIYTDISRDGTLTGPNLEQMAALQKHVTINLIASGGVSSRADLEALSELGLYGAIAGKALYNGNISMSDIVEVEQSAY; encoded by the coding sequence ATGCAAATCTTCCCAGCAATAGATTTAAAAAATGGACAATGCGTCCGACTTTTCCAAGGTGATTTTTCCAAAAAAATAATTGTAAATGAAGATCCGATTGCCCAAGCTAAATCATTTGCTAAAAGTGGCGCCACCTATTTGCACATTGTTGATTTAGACGGAGCTTTAGAAGGTCGTCCCGTTAATCTAGAAATTATCCAACAAATGAAAAAAGCTGCAAAGGTGCCGGTCCAAGTTGGTGGCGGTATTCGTAGTATGGCGCAAATTGATTATTACCTTCAGTCCGGTATTGACCGAGTTATTATCGGTTCAGCTGCACTAACAGACCCAGACTTTTTACAGGCAGCAGTGAAAAAATACGGCTCTAAAATCGCAGCTGGCATCGATGCAAAAAACGGCTTTGTTGCGACGAGTGGTTGGTTAAATATCAGTCAAGTAAGCTTTTTAGATTTAGCCAAACAAATGGAAGCGATGGATGTTGAAACCATTATTTATACAGATATTAGCCGCGATGGCACGCTAACTGGTCCGAATTTAGAACAGATGGCCGCACTTCAAAAACACGTTACAATCAATTTAATTGCCTCTGGTGGCGTTAGCAGTCGCGCTGATTTAGAAGCCCTTAGTGAACTCGGATTATACGGAGCAATTGCTGGAAAAGCCCTTTACAACGGAAATATTTCGATGTCAGACATAGTGGAGGTGGAACAAAGTGCTTACTAA
- the hisJ gene encoding histidinol-phosphatase HisJ has translation MKRDGHTHTEFCPHGTHDDVEEMILKAIELDFDEYSIVEHAPLSSEFMKNTAGNQEAVTTASMSMSDLPYYFKKMNQMKKKYASDLLIHIGFEVDYLIGYEDFTRDFLNEYGPQTDDGVLSLHFLEGQGGFRSIDFTAEDYNEGIVQFYGGFEQAQLVYLEGVKQSIEADLGAFKPRRIGHISLCQKFQQFFGADGRDFSAEVIAEFEAILALVKKRDYELDFNTAGLFKPLCKETYPPKEIVTLARALEIPFVYGSDSHGVADIGRGYNTYCQK, from the coding sequence ATGAAAAGAGACGGGCATACGCATACCGAATTTTGTCCACATGGTACGCATGATGATGTGGAAGAAATGATTTTAAAAGCGATTGAACTGGATTTTGATGAGTATTCTATAGTTGAGCACGCGCCGCTTTCGAGTGAATTTATGAAAAATACTGCGGGAAATCAAGAAGCAGTTACAACGGCAAGTATGTCGATGAGTGATTTGCCTTATTATTTTAAGAAAATGAATCAGATGAAGAAAAAATATGCGAGTGATTTATTAATACATATTGGGTTTGAAGTGGATTATTTAATTGGTTATGAGGATTTCACGCGAGATTTTTTGAATGAGTATGGTCCGCAAACGGACGATGGTGTGTTATCGCTGCATTTTTTAGAAGGCCAAGGTGGCTTTCGTTCGATTGATTTTACAGCGGAAGATTATAATGAAGGAATTGTACAATTTTATGGTGGATTTGAACAAGCGCAACTTGTTTATTTAGAAGGTGTCAAACAGTCAATTGAAGCGGATTTAGGAGCTTTTAAACCGCGGAGAATCGGACATATTTCGCTGTGTCAGAAGTTTCAACAGTTTTTTGGTGCAGACGGGCGCGATTTTTCGGCGGAAGTTATCGCAGAATTTGAGGCGATTCTTGCTTTAGTGAAAAAACGGGATTACGAGCTTGATTTTAATACGGCGGGATTATTTAAGCCACTTTGCAAAGAAACCTATCCACCGAAAGAAATTGTGACTTTAGCTCGAGCGTTAGAGATTCCATTTGTTTACGGATCCGATTCACACGGTGTTGCTGATATTGGTCGTGGCTACAACACTTATTGCCAAAAATGA
- the hisG gene encoding ATP phosphoribosyltransferase, whose amino-acid sequence MKALKIALTKGRLEKDAVALLEKAGIDCSSMNDKKRKLIFHSSTQPISFILVKAVDVMTYVKHGVADIGIVGKDVLMEASKSHYEMLDLEIGQCQFCLASTPDFDPSSYRRKIIATKYPAVSSKFFREKGEDVEIIKIEGSVEIAPVLGLADAIIDIVETGSTLKENGLVIYEKMYPISARLIVNKASLKQNKTQIFQLIDQLEQAIKEEQTR is encoded by the coding sequence ATGAAAGCTTTAAAAATCGCCTTAACAAAAGGTCGACTCGAGAAAGACGCGGTCGCACTTTTAGAAAAAGCGGGTATTGATTGTTCTTCTATGAATGATAAAAAGCGAAAACTGATTTTCCATAGTAGCACCCAACCAATTTCTTTTATTTTAGTAAAAGCTGTTGATGTTATGACCTATGTAAAACACGGCGTTGCGGATATTGGCATTGTTGGTAAAGACGTTCTAATGGAAGCCTCCAAATCGCATTACGAAATGCTCGATCTTGAAATCGGTCAATGTCAGTTTTGCCTAGCTTCTACTCCTGATTTTGATCCAAGTAGCTACCGCCGGAAAATTATCGCAACCAAATATCCAGCTGTTTCTTCTAAATTTTTCCGTGAAAAAGGCGAAGATGTCGAAATCATCAAAATCGAAGGCTCGGTCGAAATTGCTCCTGTACTTGGACTCGCTGATGCTATCATTGATATTGTCGAAACCGGCTCCACTTTAAAAGAAAACGGCTTAGTTATTTATGAAAAAATGTATCCTATCTCCGCCCGACTGATTGTTAATAAAGCTTCCTTAAAACAAAATAAAACACAAATTTTCCAATTAATTGATCAATTAGAACAAGCGATAAAGGAGGAGCAGACGCGATGA
- a CDS encoding magnesium transporter CorA family protein has protein sequence MSIQTVFGNELYNWININTDKANNLEDIYATYDIDEEVIAYSLDRNERAHFEYDQKTDTFVVVFNVPDQRKIDNHYETIPMVYIIKDKQLLTITNKNNQYIVKKMNKYLKENEDVTILQFLFSSLYLVMDLFFPYVEEMDIDRKTINDKLKIKTTKKNLLSLSDLETGIVYFLSASKQNAALLEQMKTHVIFRTLNEVEKEQFEDALIEARQLVEMTELSSQILQQLSGTYNNILNNNLNDTMKILTALSILLTVPTIITGFFGMNMPLPLEHNAFGWIVAIFISILLWFGLSFILRKLMR, from the coding sequence ATGTCTATTCAAACAGTTTTTGGAAATGAATTATATAACTGGATTAACATTAATACAGATAAAGCTAACAACTTAGAAGATATTTATGCTACATATGATATTGATGAGGAGGTCATTGCTTATTCTTTAGATAGAAATGAACGAGCTCATTTTGAGTATGACCAAAAAACAGATACTTTCGTAGTAGTATTTAATGTACCTGACCAAAGAAAAATCGATAATCACTATGAAACAATTCCAATGGTTTACATTATTAAAGATAAACAGTTACTAACGATTACAAATAAAAACAACCAATATATTGTAAAAAAAATGAATAAATACTTAAAAGAGAATGAAGATGTGACTATTTTACAATTTTTATTTAGTAGTTTATATCTTGTTATGGATTTGTTTTTTCCGTATGTGGAAGAGATGGATATTGATCGTAAAACAATTAATGATAAGCTGAAAATCAAAACGACGAAGAAAAATTTACTTTCTTTATCTGATTTAGAAACAGGGATCGTGTACTTTTTGTCAGCTTCTAAGCAAAATGCCGCTTTATTAGAGCAAATGAAAACACATGTAATCTTTCGAACGTTAAATGAAGTGGAAAAAGAGCAGTTTGAGGACGCACTAATTGAAGCTAGACAACTGGTTGAAATGACAGAACTAAGCTCGCAAATATTACAGCAACTGTCGGGTACGTATAATAACATCTTAAATAATAATTTGAATGATACGATGAAAATACTTACCGCGTTGTCTATTTTGCTTACAGTGCCAACGATTATCACTGGGTTTTTTGGAATGAATATGCCACTTCCATTAGAACATAATGCATTTGGATGGATTGTTGCAATTTTTATTAGCATTTTACTGTGGTTTGGACTTTCTTTTATATTGCGAAAATTGATGAGATAA
- the hisF gene encoding imidazole glycerol phosphate synthase subunit HisF — protein sequence MLTKRIIPCLDVTAGRVVKGVNFVSLTDVGDPVEIAKAYNEAGADELVFLDITATVELRQTMIDVVERTAEQVFIPLTVGGGINSVNDMKELLQAGADKISLNSAAIKRPELIQEGANKFGNQCIVVAIDAKWNGSNWHVFTRGGRDDTGLDAIEWAKKATQLGAGEILLTSMDGDGTKNGYDIPLTKAISEAVSVPVIASGGCGNASHMVEVFEQTNATAALAASIFHYGELSIKNVKTTLLEKGVNIRP from the coding sequence GTGCTTACTAAACGAATCATCCCATGCCTTGATGTTACAGCTGGACGCGTAGTTAAAGGAGTTAATTTTGTTTCATTAACCGATGTAGGTGATCCAGTCGAAATTGCCAAAGCTTATAATGAAGCTGGAGCCGATGAACTTGTTTTCCTCGATATTACTGCAACTGTTGAACTACGCCAAACGATGATAGATGTTGTGGAACGAACGGCAGAACAAGTTTTTATTCCACTGACAGTTGGTGGAGGTATAAATAGCGTGAACGATATGAAAGAATTACTTCAAGCAGGAGCAGACAAAATATCGCTTAATTCCGCCGCAATAAAAAGACCCGAACTTATCCAAGAAGGTGCTAACAAATTTGGAAACCAATGCATTGTAGTCGCAATTGACGCTAAATGGAACGGCTCCAATTGGCATGTTTTCACTCGAGGTGGACGAGATGACACTGGTTTAGATGCCATTGAATGGGCCAAAAAAGCGACTCAACTTGGCGCCGGTGAGATTCTGTTAACAAGCATGGACGGTGATGGTACGAAAAACGGATATGACATTCCACTCACAAAAGCAATTTCCGAAGCTGTCTCCGTCCCAGTTATCGCTTCAGGAGGATGCGGTAATGCGAGCCATATGGTAGAAGTTTTTGAACAAACAAACGCAACCGCCGCACTCGCTGCCAGTATTTTCCATTACGGTGAACTTAGTATCAAAAACGTCAAAACTACTTTACTTGAAAAAGGAGTGAACATTCGCCCATGA
- the hisD gene encoding histidinol dehydrogenase has product MKILTGRTEAILNELRAENSSNTSDQIASEVKAIIENVKNTGDQALFDYTAKFDGVELNELRVPNSDIQIATNKVDPAFLEALKEAKVNIESFHNKQKQSAFLDSEKDGVIRGQIIRPLETVGVYVPGGTAAYPSSVLMNVLPAKIAGVKRIVMITPPSENGINAHVLAAANLAGVDEIYQVGGAHGIAALAYGTASIPKVDKIVGPGNVYVATAKREVFGLVDIDMIAGPSEIVVLADETAKPAFIAADLLSQAEHDTLARAILITTSEKIAQQTKIELNKQLENLPRKAIAKEATESHGKIIITKSTAEMFHIMNEIAPEHLEVQLENPMNYLYQIKNAGSIFLGNYASEPLGDYFAGPNHVLPTSGTAKFFSPLGVEDFTKRSAFISYTKEALAKEKDAIVLLASKEGLDAHAKAIQIRFKEEN; this is encoded by the coding sequence ATGAAAATTTTAACAGGAAGAACGGAGGCAATACTTAACGAACTGAGAGCGGAAAATTCAAGTAATACCTCCGACCAAATCGCAAGTGAAGTAAAAGCAATTATTGAAAACGTTAAAAACACTGGTGACCAAGCTTTGTTCGACTATACGGCAAAGTTCGATGGTGTTGAACTAAATGAATTGCGCGTCCCAAACAGCGACATCCAAATAGCCACCAACAAAGTCGATCCCGCCTTTCTTGAAGCTCTTAAAGAAGCAAAAGTAAACATTGAAAGCTTTCATAATAAACAAAAACAATCAGCTTTCTTAGATAGTGAAAAAGATGGTGTCATTCGCGGTCAAATAATTCGCCCACTAGAAACAGTTGGCGTGTATGTTCCAGGCGGTACAGCAGCCTATCCGTCCTCTGTTTTAATGAACGTCCTCCCTGCCAAAATTGCCGGTGTAAAACGAATTGTGATGATTACGCCACCTAGCGAAAACGGCATTAACGCACATGTTTTGGCAGCTGCAAATTTAGCCGGCGTCGATGAAATTTACCAAGTTGGCGGTGCACACGGAATCGCCGCCCTAGCTTACGGTACAGCATCCATTCCTAAAGTAGACAAAATCGTCGGACCTGGGAATGTTTATGTGGCTACTGCTAAGCGTGAAGTGTTTGGCTTAGTCGATATTGACATGATTGCTGGTCCATCTGAAATCGTCGTGCTCGCTGATGAAACAGCTAAACCCGCCTTTATCGCAGCCGACTTACTTTCTCAAGCAGAGCACGATACATTAGCCCGTGCTATTTTAATTACAACCAGTGAAAAAATTGCCCAACAAACAAAAATCGAGCTAAATAAACAACTTGAAAATCTACCTCGAAAAGCGATTGCTAAAGAAGCTACCGAGTCCCACGGAAAAATTATTATCACAAAGAGCACTGCGGAAATGTTCCATATAATGAACGAAATCGCTCCAGAACATCTAGAAGTACAACTTGAAAACCCAATGAACTACCTTTACCAAATTAAAAACGCCGGCTCCATTTTCTTAGGAAACTATGCATCTGAACCACTTGGCGATTATTTTGCTGGACCGAATCACGTCTTACCAACAAGCGGAACCGCCAAATTCTTCTCTCCACTTGGCGTAGAAGATTTTACGAAACGTTCAGCTTTTATTTCTTATACAAAAGAAGCTCTTGCAAAAGAAAAAGATGCTATCGTGCTCCTTGCAAGTAAAGAAGGTCTAGATGCCCACGCCAAAGCCATCCAAATTCGTTTTAAGGAGGAAAATTAA
- the hisB gene encoding imidazoleglycerol-phosphate dehydratase HisB has product MRSASKTRITGETSIELSLNLDSQADSTISTGVGFLDHMLTLFSKHSRITLNVKADGDTYVDAHHTVEDVGITLGLCLKEALSDKASINRYGSSYVPMDESLGFCALDLSGRSYLVFDAELTNPKLGDFDTELVEEFFQAVAFNTEMNLHLRVLYGKNTHHKIEALFKAFGRALREAITINPEIKGVNSTKGVL; this is encoded by the coding sequence ATGAGATCAGCAAGTAAAACAAGAATTACCGGAGAAACTTCTATTGAACTGTCACTTAACCTAGATTCACAAGCGGATTCTACTATATCAACTGGTGTCGGCTTTTTAGACCATATGCTAACGTTATTTTCCAAACATAGCCGAATTACTTTAAATGTAAAAGCAGACGGCGATACATATGTTGATGCACATCATACAGTTGAAGACGTCGGCATTACACTGGGTCTTTGTTTAAAAGAAGCGCTTTCTGATAAAGCCAGTATTAACCGTTACGGCTCTTCCTATGTGCCAATGGACGAATCACTTGGCTTTTGCGCACTTGATTTAAGCGGTCGCTCCTATCTTGTGTTTGACGCCGAATTAACAAATCCTAAGCTTGGCGATTTTGACACTGAGTTAGTAGAAGAATTTTTCCAAGCAGTTGCCTTTAACACAGAAATGAACCTTCATCTTCGCGTCCTTTATGGTAAAAATACACATCATAAAATTGAAGCACTTTTTAAAGCATTTGGTCGTGCTCTTCGCGAAGCAATCACAATAAACCCTGAAATAAAAGGTGTAAATTCTACTAAAGGAGTCCTGTAA
- the gdhA gene encoding NADP-specific glutamate dehydrogenase — protein MAQTSTIQNDTKAAEEYAARVFETIKQRNPGETEFHQAVEEFLNSVIPALAKEPKYEAHGILEQLTEPERLISFRVPWVDDAGTVQVNRGYRVQFNSAIGPYKGGLRFHPSVTGSIVKFLGFEQIFKNSLTGLPIGGGKGGSDFNPKGKSDAEVMRFCQSFMTELQKHIGPDTDVPAGDIGVGGREIGYLFGQYKRLRGAYDAGTLTGKGLSYGGSLARTEATGYGLVYFTVEMLEAAGESIRGKKIVVSGSGNVAIYAIEKAHELGAKVVACSDSAGFVYDKEGIKVETVKQLKEVERKRISEYVTLHPSAEYYAGGDVWSVPCDIALPCATQNEINADQARALVKNGVIAVAEGANMPSTLEAVDIYHENKVLFGPAKAANAGGVAVSALEMAQNSTRMSWTFQTVDEHLQNIMKDIYKNSSNAASEYGAPGNLVVGSNIAGFLKVADTMIAHGII, from the coding sequence ATGGCACAAACATCTACTATCCAAAACGACACTAAGGCAGCCGAAGAATACGCAGCCCGTGTGTTTGAGACAATTAAACAACGGAATCCTGGCGAAACGGAATTCCACCAAGCAGTTGAAGAATTCTTAAACTCTGTTATCCCGGCCCTTGCAAAAGAACCTAAATACGAAGCACACGGTATTTTAGAACAGCTAACAGAACCCGAACGCCTAATTAGTTTCCGAGTTCCATGGGTAGATGATGCTGGCACAGTACAAGTAAATCGTGGTTACCGCGTTCAATTTAACAGCGCAATTGGCCCTTATAAAGGCGGCCTTCGCTTCCATCCATCCGTTACCGGGAGTATTGTAAAATTCCTTGGTTTCGAGCAAATCTTCAAAAATTCTTTAACCGGTTTACCAATTGGTGGCGGTAAAGGTGGCTCTGATTTCAATCCAAAAGGTAAATCAGACGCTGAAGTAATGCGTTTTTGTCAAAGCTTTATGACAGAATTACAAAAACATATCGGTCCAGATACTGATGTTCCAGCTGGTGATATTGGTGTTGGCGGCCGTGAAATTGGTTACTTATTTGGTCAATACAAACGTCTTCGTGGCGCTTATGATGCTGGTACTTTAACTGGTAAAGGTCTATCATACGGTGGTAGTTTAGCTCGTACAGAGGCAACTGGTTATGGTCTTGTTTATTTCACGGTTGAAATGTTAGAAGCAGCTGGTGAATCCATTCGCGGTAAGAAGATTGTTGTTTCAGGTTCTGGTAATGTAGCTATTTATGCAATTGAAAAAGCACATGAACTTGGCGCTAAAGTAGTTGCATGTAGTGATTCTGCTGGATTTGTTTATGACAAAGAAGGCATCAAAGTAGAAACAGTGAAACAATTAAAAGAAGTAGAGCGTAAACGTATCAGTGAATATGTAACATTGCATCCATCTGCTGAATATTATGCAGGCGGCGATGTGTGGTCTGTTCCATGTGATATTGCCTTACCATGCGCTACTCAAAATGAAATAAATGCCGACCAAGCTCGTGCACTTGTAAAAAACGGTGTAATCGCAGTTGCAGAAGGTGCAAATATGCCATCTACGCTTGAAGCGGTTGACATTTATCACGAAAACAAAGTATTATTTGGCCCAGCAAAAGCAGCTAATGCCGGTGGAGTTGCAGTATCAGCACTCGAAATGGCTCAAAACAGCACACGTATGAGCTGGACTTTCCAAACAGTAGATGAACACTTACAAAACATTATGAAAGACATTTATAAAAACTCAAGCAATGCTGCAAGCGAATATGGGGCGCCTGGTAATTTAGTTGTCGGTTCCAATATCGCAGGTTTCCTAAAAGTTGCAGATACAATGATTGCTCACGGAATTATTTAA
- a CDS encoding ATP phosphoribosyltransferase regulatory subunit, giving the protein MNLNKNLPTGTRDKLFREARASYQIEQQVNHYFAKRGFKRIETPVIEFEDVFSSEHQADAKLYRFFDEKGRLTVLRPDMTLPIGRVVSTTGVTLPLKLSYSGKIFRANEDFGGEQNEQTQAGIEIIGYPSIKAEIECILSGIGVLNALEIPNFQIELGHAAIYRRVIHLLNLPETAEMDFRLLIQNKSLTGIQQFVTENPSTLDDFILALPRLFGPATTILKQAKNLTTDKGILTALTEMETIVDAVSYAADISVDLGLVQDFHYYTGIIFRGYADLAADNFLSGGRYDHLLEQFTSSSSPAVGLALNLDSLTTLQNRAGIIKKQTPTTLLIHYDLDAIQQAEKLMQETPNSELSFFETPTNAISFAKKWQIPTVVHVARDSIQTIFHKEAE; this is encoded by the coding sequence ATGAACTTAAACAAGAACTTGCCAACTGGAACTCGTGATAAGCTCTTTCGCGAAGCACGGGCCTCATACCAGATTGAGCAACAAGTGAATCATTATTTTGCGAAACGTGGATTTAAGCGTATTGAAACACCTGTTATCGAATTTGAAGATGTTTTTTCCTCTGAACATCAAGCTGATGCCAAACTATATCGCTTCTTTGATGAAAAAGGTCGCTTGACGGTACTTAGGCCAGATATGACCCTTCCAATTGGTCGAGTTGTTAGTACCACTGGTGTTACGCTTCCTTTAAAACTTTCCTATAGCGGAAAAATCTTTCGTGCAAATGAAGACTTTGGCGGCGAACAAAACGAACAAACACAAGCCGGAATTGAAATTATTGGCTATCCTTCCATCAAAGCAGAAATTGAATGTATTTTAAGTGGGATTGGGGTTTTAAATGCTCTAGAAATTCCGAATTTTCAAATTGAACTTGGTCATGCGGCGATTTATAGACGTGTAATCCATCTTTTAAACCTACCTGAAACTGCTGAAATGGATTTTCGTCTCCTGATTCAAAATAAAAGTCTCACTGGCATTCAACAATTTGTTACCGAGAATCCAAGTACGCTCGATGATTTTATTCTCGCCTTACCACGCTTATTTGGCCCAGCAACGACTATTTTAAAACAAGCTAAAAATTTAACGACCGATAAAGGAATATTGACGGCACTAACTGAAATGGAAACTATCGTGGACGCTGTTTCTTACGCAGCAGATATTAGTGTCGATTTAGGACTCGTGCAAGATTTTCATTATTATACTGGTATTATTTTTAGAGGATATGCCGACCTTGCTGCTGATAATTTTTTAAGTGGCGGTCGTTACGATCACTTACTAGAACAATTCACCAGCTCTTCCTCTCCAGCAGTTGGTTTAGCTCTTAATCTCGACTCCCTCACAACCCTACAAAACCGCGCTGGCATCATCAAAAAACAAACTCCAACAACGCTTTTAATCCACTACGACCTAGATGCAATCCAACAAGCAGAAAAACTCATGCAAGAAACACCTAACAGCGAATTAAGTTTTTTTGAAACTCCAACAAATGCCATCTCTTTTGCGAAAAAATGGCAAATTCCGACTGTCGTTCACGTTGCGCGCGATAGTATCCAAACTATTTTTCATAAGGAGGCGGAATAA
- the hisI gene encoding phosphoribosyl-AMP cyclohydrolase — MNTVDFSKGLVPTIILDDQNGEVLMLAYMNQESYQKTLETGYTWFFSRSRNELWNKGETSGHTQKVKQIWTDCDNDTLLIRVTQTGPACHTGKKSCFFNLIKEDF; from the coding sequence ATGAATACCGTTGATTTTTCTAAAGGATTAGTCCCAACGATTATTTTAGATGACCAAAATGGCGAAGTTTTAATGCTCGCCTACATGAATCAAGAAAGCTACCAAAAAACACTTGAAACTGGCTATACTTGGTTTTTTTCACGCTCGAGAAATGAACTTTGGAATAAAGGCGAAACCAGTGGGCACACCCAAAAAGTAAAGCAAATTTGGACCGACTGTGATAATGACACTTTACTTATTCGCGTGACTCAAACAGGCCCAGCATGTCATACCGGTAAAAAAAGCTGTTTTTTCAATCTTATAAAGGAGGACTTTTAA